Proteins from a genomic interval of Cupriavidus pauculus:
- a CDS encoding DUF1996 domain-containing protein translates to MRQAWIGLAALASLPGLPGCVHTPPPTQTLTDGSNNIVCNFSHRLPDDPIVYPGQPGISMQHDFFGNTTANAYTTASTLQRVSGTTCENAADASGYWAPSLRLPDGTVVAPMYQKTYYTNQAVPSSRRVTVRPFPLGLQMMVGDHSGSGPNPRVSFLCTGRGYTNTIPTNCKPDPETGTQFNIGMNFPTCWDGRTLAPVMGGRDNMAYPDNDGNCPAGYPVHLPEVNMNIAYRLGQITDLTNVQLSLDPELDAQGNVVRQRWGSLYTAHGDFFMGWREQAARFMVEYCMNKGRVCNREVAYAYDEVAEDATVRSGDATNRGGEPALYAEQASGTTPESTIYIKVRFPSGAAALPPDFAARYVLLVDGGNVTDTSAVNIHAYSVSTAWSEQTISGTNAPACSGTSAALYLDNTMQYRGFTVTQAVNEALAAGRNTVAFCIRGAGAGRVFQFSSRESANKPVLYLIAVNPLPS, encoded by the coding sequence ATGAGGCAGGCATGGATTGGCTTGGCGGCGCTGGCGAGCCTGCCGGGCTTGCCCGGCTGCGTGCACACGCCACCGCCCACGCAGACGCTTACCGACGGCAGCAACAACATCGTCTGCAATTTCTCGCACCGGCTGCCCGACGACCCCATCGTCTATCCGGGCCAGCCGGGCATCTCGATGCAGCACGACTTCTTCGGCAACACCACGGCCAACGCGTACACCACGGCCAGCACGCTGCAGCGCGTGTCCGGCACGACCTGCGAGAACGCGGCCGATGCGTCGGGCTACTGGGCGCCGTCTCTGCGGCTGCCGGACGGCACCGTGGTGGCGCCGATGTACCAGAAGACCTACTACACGAACCAGGCCGTGCCTTCGAGCCGCCGGGTGACGGTGCGGCCGTTCCCGCTGGGGCTGCAGATGATGGTCGGCGACCATTCCGGCAGCGGGCCGAACCCGCGCGTCTCGTTCCTGTGCACGGGCCGGGGCTACACCAACACGATCCCGACCAACTGCAAGCCCGACCCGGAGACCGGCACGCAGTTCAACATCGGCATGAACTTCCCCACGTGCTGGGACGGCCGGACGCTGGCGCCGGTGATGGGCGGCCGCGACAACATGGCCTACCCGGACAACGACGGCAACTGCCCGGCCGGCTACCCGGTGCACCTGCCCGAGGTGAACATGAACATCGCGTACCGGCTGGGGCAGATCACGGACCTGACGAACGTGCAGCTTTCGCTCGATCCGGAGCTGGATGCGCAGGGCAACGTGGTGCGCCAGCGCTGGGGGTCGCTGTACACGGCCCATGGCGACTTCTTCATGGGATGGCGCGAGCAGGCGGCGCGGTTCATGGTCGAGTACTGCATGAACAAGGGCCGCGTGTGCAACCGGGAGGTGGCCTACGCCTATGACGAGGTGGCCGAGGATGCCACCGTGCGCAGCGGCGACGCCACCAACCGGGGCGGGGAGCCCGCGCTGTACGCCGAGCAGGCCAGCGGCACGACGCCCGAGTCGACCATCTACATCAAGGTGCGCTTCCCGTCGGGCGCGGCGGCGCTGCCGCCGGACTTCGCGGCGCGCTACGTGCTGCTGGTGGACGGCGGCAACGTGACCGACACGTCGGCCGTCAACATCCACGCGTACAGCGTGTCCACGGCGTGGTCGGAGCAGACGATCTCGGGCACTAACGCGCCGGCGTGCAGCGGCACCAGCGCCGCGCTCTACCTCGACAACACGATGCAGTACCGGGGCTTCACGGTCACCCAGGCCGTCAACGAGGCGCTGGCCGCCGGGCGGAACACCGTGGCGTTCTGCATCCGCGGCGCGGGCGCGGGGCGGGTGTTCCAGTTCAGCAGCCGGGAGAGCGCCAACAAGCCCGTGCTGTACCTGATCGCCGTGAATCCGCTGCCAAGCTGA